The genomic stretch TTGTCATAATGATAATGGCAGTATGTGATGTTTCTTAGTAACTGTGTTGCGTAGCCTTAGGTGGCGGTAGTTGGGGATAGTTTTGTTTATGGATTATTGGGTTGGGATGGATGTTGCTTATGTAAGGTTCTTTGTAGTGTGAGTGTGGAAGAGAGTGTTTCTTAGTTTATGTTTCGCACGTTTAAGGTGGGAGTCTTGGCAGTGGTGTTAGTTACGTGGTATGTGGTTGTTCTTCTTTGCGGTTGGATACTAACAATATGCTTTCTTGGTTTGCCGTAGTTTTGGTGAAGGGTTTTACGAGTAATAGATTTCTTGGGGAAGTTGTATTAGCAGAGGCAGAGCGTTTTATGCTGCAATGTCTTCTTGTAGCAGAACGATCCCTGGACTGGATGCTTCTGGGGAAGAGAATTTTGATGGATTCGGCGATATCGGAGATATCGATGCAACGGTAAGAATGGAATTGGTTTATATTTTGCTGGATTTTTGTTGAGTTGTAATTTAACACTGTGAGCGGTAACCGTAACCGATGAGCCTTTATCTGTGCAGGAATCACTACTGGACATTGGGATGGAAACAGAGGAAGAAGAGTTGGGGGAAAAATCACCCAATGAAGAGGATGGTGAACAGAACGGTAGTGCTGAACATGTAGTGTTTGGTCGTGCACAGATATTGGAGATGGAGTTTGCAAAGCCGGATGAGGCGTGTCGTTTTTATGAGCAATATAGTCGAGCAAAGGGTTTTGCGATGCGTCAAGGAAAGAAACTAAAGAATAGGAAGGGTGAAATCGTGCGATACACGTATTTGTGCAACAGAGAAGGATTCAGAGATAGAAAATGGCTTGAGATGCAGGATCGAAAGAGGGAGCACAAGGTTGTTACTCGATGTGGATGTCAGGCAGAGATGAGGATAAAGCAAAAAGCCGAAAGCAACAATTGGTATGTGTCTCGTTTTGTTGATGAGCATAACCACGACCTTCGTTAGGCGGCAACGAGCAATGCAAAGCGGCGATGTGAATGCCGCGTTACGGTATTTCAATGTTTGTGCAAGGAGAGATGATAATATGTATTGGCGGTATGAGGTTGGGGCTGAGCAAAATATGTGTGATCTTTTTTGGAGCGACGGGCGTAGTCAGGATGATTATAAGTTATTTGGTGATGTTTTGGCATTTGATGCGACTTACGGGCGAAACAAGTACAATTTGCCAGTGATAGTGTTCTCTGGGGTGAACCACCATAACCAGACATGTGTATTTGGCGCAGCCATGGTGTCTTCCGAAACACAAGCATCGTATGTGTGGGTGTTGAGCAAGTTTTTAGAGTGCATGGGGGGGAAGCACCGAAGGCAGTCATCACTGATGGGGACAGGTCAATGCggtttgccattcaggaagtgtTTCCAGAAGCTCATCACAGGCTCTGTGCATGGCACCTACTAAGAAATGCAACTGTGAATGTGTGCAAGCCTCGATTCACAACTCTGCTTAGAAATTGCATGCTTGCCGACGTGGAGGTGGAGGAGTTTGAAAGGCAATGGGAGGCAATGATGGATGAGTGTCTTGTTAGGGAAGTAGAGTGGGTAAAGGATTTATACACGAAGAAGATGGCATGGGCTACCGTTTACATACGCGGTTGCTTTTATGCTGGCCTGAGGATGACATCACGATGTGAGTCACTGCATGCAAAGATGGGGAGGTTTGTGGAGAGGCGATATGGAATATTGGATTTCGTGACGAACTTCCAACGGTGTGTTGAATTGTTGAGAGATAATGAG from Arachis stenosperma cultivar V10309 chromosome 9, arast.V10309.gnm1.PFL2, whole genome shotgun sequence encodes the following:
- the LOC130950026 gene encoding protein FAR1-RELATED SEQUENCE 5-like, whose amino-acid sequence is MSSCSRTIPGLDASGEENFDGFGDIGDIDATESLLDIGMETEEEELGEKSPNEEDGEQNGSAEHVVFGRAQILEMEFAKPDEACRFYEQYSRAKGFAMRQGKKLKNRKGEIVRYTYLCNREGFRDRKWLEMQDRKREHKVVTRCGCQAEMRIKQKAESNNWYVSRFVDEHNHDLR